A DNA window from Streptomyces sp. CA-278952 contains the following coding sequences:
- a CDS encoding MFS transporter, producing MSVLAKESVVRAPGIPPLLVTVLFCFSGFALLLPVSPAWAVEGGADELGAGLVTAVLMAATVLTQLFVRTTLRRLGWTRTLVLGALLLGLPSLLQALSDHLLPVLLTTALRGAGFGIVTVCGATAAAVLAPAGRQGAVIGLYGLAVALPQVVLTPAAPWLTDTFALPAVIACGVLPVLALPWARSLGHAVEARADGPASPGGPARNPASAGAVLRRIRWPLAVLLLVTAAGGAVLTFAPQFTATPALAATGLLALTATAALARWGCGALADRIALPPITGTLALTACAGLALIASAIGTDRAPALLAGLLLLGAAYGGLQSLTLVQAFDYAGAENRHAASVAWNIGYDAGTGLGSLMLGVAAHVATFSTGFTALSVLMGLAGLAVLLAGHNKPVDPSGSRGPRPPRAKRLPFDKR from the coding sequence ATGTCCGTACTCGCGAAGGAATCGGTCGTCCGGGCCCCGGGCATCCCGCCCCTGTTGGTGACGGTGCTGTTCTGCTTCTCCGGATTCGCCCTCCTGCTCCCGGTCTCACCGGCGTGGGCCGTCGAGGGAGGGGCCGACGAGTTGGGTGCCGGACTCGTCACCGCCGTCCTGATGGCCGCCACGGTCCTGACCCAGCTGTTCGTCAGAACCACGCTGCGCAGGCTCGGTTGGACCCGCACCCTCGTCCTCGGCGCACTGCTGCTCGGCCTGCCCTCCCTCCTGCAAGCCCTCAGCGACCATCTGCTGCCCGTCCTGCTGACGACCGCCCTGCGGGGAGCGGGCTTCGGCATCGTCACCGTCTGCGGCGCCACCGCCGCGGCCGTACTGGCCCCGGCTGGACGCCAAGGGGCGGTCATCGGCCTCTACGGTCTTGCCGTCGCCCTGCCCCAGGTCGTCCTGACCCCGGCGGCCCCCTGGCTGACCGACACGTTCGCCCTCCCGGCGGTCATCGCCTGCGGCGTGCTCCCCGTCCTCGCGCTGCCCTGGGCGCGCTCCCTCGGCCACGCCGTCGAGGCCCGCGCCGACGGTCCGGCGTCGCCGGGCGGCCCCGCCCGGAACCCCGCATCCGCCGGTGCGGTGCTCCGACGCATCCGGTGGCCTCTCGCCGTGCTGCTCCTGGTCACGGCGGCGGGGGGAGCCGTGCTCACCTTCGCCCCGCAGTTCACCGCCACTCCCGCGCTCGCCGCCACGGGGCTGCTCGCCCTCACCGCCACCGCAGCACTGGCCCGTTGGGGGTGCGGAGCGCTCGCCGACCGGATCGCCCTGCCGCCCATCACCGGAACCCTCGCCCTCACCGCGTGCGCGGGCCTGGCGCTGATCGCGTCCGCCATCGGAACGGACCGCGCCCCCGCCCTGCTGGCCGGCCTGCTTCTCCTGGGGGCGGCGTACGGGGGGCTCCAGAGCCTCACCCTTGTCCAGGCGTTCGACTACGCGGGCGCGGAGAACCGGCACGCCGCCTCGGTCGCGTGGAACATCGGCTACGACGCGGGCACCGGCCTCGGATCACTCATGCTGGGCGTGGCAGCGCACGTGGCCACGTTCTCCACCGGCTTCACCGCCCTGTCCGTGCTGATGGGACTCGCGGGCCTGGCCGTTCTTCTCGCCGGCCACAACAAGCCCGTCGACCCCTCGGGGAGCCGCGGCCCGCGTCCGCCCAGAGCGAAGCGCCTGCCCTTCGACAAGCGCTGA
- a CDS encoding CPBP family intramembrane glutamic endopeptidase, protein MEATSAVRHSAGSGPGKDRGRGGGRFGRIMRSPLGWMLAGVVGVGLVSGLTATGPGPVPVLGAVAAVAVYYYVMRRMARRSTPEIARSGAAREVLLGGGIGLGFILVSALLITAFGGYSFTWAGDGLMSVVWTAVVVQIGAAVTEELVFRGLALQALEQLWGSRAAIVITSLFFGVAHLGAPGANAWSGLAIALEAGVLLGAAFLWRRNIWFVVGLHFAWNTTQQLLGIPVSGHPPEGLFTVDVHGSALLTGGSFGLEASIMPVLTGVAIAVPMLVRAHRSGGIKPRRSAPR, encoded by the coding sequence ATGGAAGCGACATCCGCCGTACGGCACAGCGCGGGCTCCGGCCCGGGCAAGGACCGTGGAAGGGGCGGCGGCCGGTTCGGCCGGATCATGCGGTCTCCGCTCGGCTGGATGCTGGCGGGAGTGGTCGGCGTCGGCCTGGTGTCGGGGCTGACGGCGACCGGCCCCGGCCCCGTGCCGGTGCTGGGCGCGGTTGCCGCGGTGGCCGTGTATTACTACGTCATGCGCCGTATGGCACGACGCTCCACACCGGAGATCGCCCGGTCCGGAGCCGCCCGGGAGGTGCTGCTGGGCGGCGGGATCGGCCTGGGCTTCATCCTTGTCTCCGCCCTCCTGATCACGGCGTTCGGGGGCTACTCGTTCACCTGGGCCGGCGACGGACTCATGTCGGTCGTTTGGACCGCGGTCGTGGTGCAGATCGGCGCCGCGGTCACCGAGGAGCTGGTGTTCCGCGGTCTTGCCCTGCAGGCCCTTGAACAGCTGTGGGGCAGCCGGGCCGCCATCGTGATCACCTCGCTGTTCTTCGGTGTCGCCCACCTGGGCGCCCCGGGCGCGAACGCGTGGAGCGGACTGGCGATCGCCCTGGAGGCGGGCGTCCTCCTCGGAGCCGCGTTCTTGTGGCGGCGTAACATCTGGTTCGTCGTGGGGCTGCACTTCGCCTGGAACACCACGCAGCAGCTGCTCGGCATCCCGGTCTCCGGACACCCCCCCGAGGGCCTGTTCACCGTGGACGTCCACGGCTCCGCCCTTCTGACCGGTGGCAGCTTCGGTCTGGAGGCGTCGATCATGCCCGTCCTCACGGGCGTGGCCATCGCCGTTCCGATGCTCGTCCGCGCCCACCGGAGCGGTGGCATCAAGCCCCGTCGAAGCGCGCCCCGTTGA
- a CDS encoding sensor histidine kinase, with the protein MSRQAIWSPPLLRVPLDRWRGRDALVKDGVLALALTLLAFVPPLSPIGAQIGDLPQRPTDVLSLGLVLAQTVPLAVRRRWPAACLAVIAGAFAVHQALGFATTFASMGLYLALYSAGAHQVRFRRGLVVVASAGYAVLAVVLNRLGSPSALPDYLAFSLALATAWLVGSTVRMRRTEEAKRRRLAVVVATAAERARIARELHDVVTHHVTAMVVQADAAQFLLMSAPERVGEGLTAVSGTGRRALTELRYLLGVLEATGEAASADPAGVGRAPALGRVGDLVEETRRSGQPVEFREQGERRPQGVDVELAAYRVVQEALTNALKHAAGKPTRVLLRHGDEHLEIVVTTDGPATAPGAWKPGPKGGRGLAGLGARVRMLDGELEAGPRPGGGFEVRATIPSKPLQE; encoded by the coding sequence ATGTCCCGTCAGGCGATCTGGAGTCCGCCGCTGCTCCGGGTGCCGCTCGACCGGTGGCGGGGGCGGGATGCTCTCGTCAAGGACGGCGTCCTCGCCCTGGCGCTCACCCTGCTGGCCTTCGTGCCGCCCCTGTCTCCGATCGGTGCGCAGATCGGCGATCTGCCCCAGAGGCCGACGGACGTACTGAGCCTCGGGCTGGTCCTGGCCCAGACCGTGCCGCTGGCGGTCCGCCGCAGGTGGCCCGCTGCCTGTCTGGCCGTCATCGCGGGCGCGTTCGCCGTGCACCAGGCGCTGGGCTTCGCGACAACGTTCGCGAGCATGGGTCTGTATCTGGCCCTGTACTCCGCCGGGGCCCACCAGGTCCGCTTCCGGCGCGGCCTGGTCGTCGTGGCGAGTGCGGGTTACGCCGTGCTGGCCGTCGTCCTGAACCGTCTCGGCTCACCGAGCGCGCTACCGGACTACCTCGCGTTCTCCCTGGCTCTGGCCACGGCCTGGCTGGTGGGGAGCACGGTGCGCATGCGGCGGACGGAAGAGGCGAAGCGGCGGCGGCTGGCCGTCGTGGTGGCCACGGCCGCCGAGCGGGCGCGGATCGCCCGCGAGCTGCACGACGTGGTCACCCACCACGTCACGGCCATGGTGGTCCAAGCCGACGCGGCGCAGTTCCTGCTCATGTCTGCGCCGGAACGCGTCGGCGAGGGGCTGACGGCCGTGAGCGGCACCGGCCGCCGGGCGCTGACGGAACTGCGGTACCTGCTCGGTGTTCTGGAGGCGACCGGCGAGGCGGCATCGGCGGACCCGGCGGGTGTGGGCCGGGCACCCGCCCTGGGGCGGGTGGGGGACCTGGTCGAGGAGACCCGCAGGTCGGGTCAGCCGGTCGAGTTCCGCGAGCAGGGTGAGCGGCGGCCGCAGGGCGTGGACGTGGAGCTGGCCGCTTACCGGGTGGTGCAGGAGGCGCTCACCAACGCCTTGAAGCACGCGGCCGGGAAGCCGACACGGGTCCTGCTCCGGCACGGCGACGAGCACCTCGAGATCGTGGTGACCACAGACGGACCCGCCACCGCACCGGGCGCGTGGAAGCCTGGCCCCAAGGGCGGACGAGGGCTGGCCGGGCTGGGTGCTCGGGTGCGGATGCTCGATGGTGAACTGGAGGCCGGTCCCCGGCCCGGAGGCGGGTTCGAGGTCCGTGCAACGATTCCGTCCAAGCCCCTTCAGGAGTGA
- a CDS encoding response regulator yields the protein MSDTPPPTRVLVCDDQALVRTGYVTIFSAQPDMQVVGEAENGHEAVRAARLLRPDVVVMDIRMPLLDGIEATRQLAGPGGEDAPKVLVVTTFNVDAYVYDALRAGASGFLLKDAPPAELVNGIRTVARGEALLAPAVTRRLIGHFAQHLRPAEASRPARQDVVRALAPRELEVLQLIAEGLSNAEIAVSMYITPETVKTYVSRILAKLGLRDRVQAVVLAYRVGLVPGSP from the coding sequence GTGAGCGATACGCCGCCACCGACCCGTGTGCTCGTCTGCGACGACCAGGCGCTCGTGCGGACCGGCTACGTCACCATCTTCTCCGCGCAGCCCGACATGCAGGTCGTCGGGGAGGCCGAGAACGGCCACGAAGCGGTCCGGGCCGCGCGGCTGCTGCGTCCCGACGTGGTCGTGATGGACATCCGGATGCCCCTGCTCGACGGCATCGAGGCGACGCGACAACTGGCCGGTCCCGGTGGCGAAGACGCACCCAAGGTACTGGTCGTCACCACGTTCAACGTCGATGCCTACGTCTACGACGCGTTGCGTGCCGGAGCGAGCGGGTTCCTCCTCAAGGACGCGCCTCCGGCGGAGCTGGTCAACGGTATCCGGACCGTCGCCCGGGGCGAGGCCCTGCTGGCGCCCGCCGTCACCCGCCGGCTCATCGGCCACTTCGCCCAGCATCTGCGGCCGGCCGAGGCCTCCCGGCCGGCCAGACAGGACGTCGTGCGTGCGCTGGCCCCCCGCGAGCTGGAAGTACTCCAACTGATCGCGGAGGGGCTGTCGAACGCGGAAATCGCCGTGTCGATGTACATCACGCCTGAGACCGTCAAGACCTACGTGTCGCGCATCCTGGCCAAACTCGGCCTGCGCGACCGTGTCCAGGCCGTCGTCCTCGCCTACCGGGTCGGACTGGTGCCCGGCAGCCCGTGA
- a CDS encoding M23 family metallopeptidase, giving the protein MLSKLSVRTTVATLAAIGLLATAPSATAAFRDSAATPAGAPATAAQSSSSDVTVKMPSAVANRLGTGRQALIDAVSTDVLSRSHEAKGLTPEAAVTKLADESRKVVVDVRTVSAGWARGVAYVEAPRTHHGEPEGWLYIAHRKDGQWVSGLEGDREFADHVAKSPLVGKAERRTMTAYAQRKAAPQQETPSVGTTAANTNGLLLPWMPDHYMTLTGGAHSHTGSTGYWSSLDFAGGNASGRVRSSREGTATSMCGAGGGWTRVIHPGGFSTDYYHMWNTTYYNGTSIARSALLGTIGTDTCAGGAATGAHVHWSLRTYDANYNGQYTWLNGRTIGGWAWWNGSSQYTGCATRSGVTACPGTAIYNRTG; this is encoded by the coding sequence GTGCTCTCCAAGCTGTCCGTGAGAACCACCGTCGCCACCCTCGCCGCCATCGGCCTGCTCGCCACCGCGCCCTCGGCGACGGCGGCCTTCCGCGACTCGGCCGCAACACCTGCCGGGGCTCCGGCAACCGCCGCCCAGTCGTCTTCCTCCGATGTCACCGTGAAGATGCCGTCCGCGGTGGCCAACCGCCTCGGCACCGGCCGGCAGGCGCTGATAGACGCCGTCTCCACGGACGTCCTCTCCCGGTCCCACGAAGCCAAGGGCCTCACCCCGGAAGCCGCCGTCACCAAACTCGCCGACGAGAGCCGCAAGGTGGTCGTCGACGTCCGCACCGTCTCGGCCGGCTGGGCTCGTGGCGTCGCGTACGTCGAAGCGCCCCGCACCCACCACGGCGAGCCGGAGGGCTGGCTCTACATCGCTCACCGCAAGGACGGGCAATGGGTCTCGGGCCTTGAGGGCGACCGCGAGTTCGCCGATCACGTGGCCAAGTCTCCGCTGGTCGGCAAGGCGGAGCGGCGGACCATGACGGCGTACGCTCAGCGCAAGGCGGCTCCGCAGCAGGAGACGCCGTCGGTGGGGACCACGGCCGCCAACACCAACGGATTGCTGCTTCCCTGGATGCCCGACCACTACATGACTCTCACCGGCGGGGCACACTCCCACACCGGCTCGACGGGCTACTGGAGCAGCCTCGACTTCGCGGGAGGCAACGCCAGCGGGCGGGTCCGCTCGTCCCGGGAGGGGACAGCGACCTCGATGTGCGGTGCCGGAGGCGGCTGGACCAGAGTGATCCACCCCGGCGGCTTCTCGACGGACTACTACCACATGTGGAACACCACCTACTACAACGGAACATCGATCGCCCGCAGCGCCCTGCTCGGCACCATCGGCACCGACACCTGTGCCGGCGGAGCCGCGACCGGAGCCCACGTCCACTGGAGCCTGCGCACGTACGACGCCAACTACAACGGCCAGTACACCTGGCTCAACGGCCGCACCATCGGCGGCTGGGCCTGGTGGAACGGCTCAAGCCAGTACACCGGCTGCGCAACCCGCTCGGGCGTCACCGCCTGCCCCGGTACGGCGATCTACAACCGCACCGGCTGA
- a CDS encoding aminopeptidase P family protein, translating into MERNSVTDSHQEDVVAGETDENRTRKNGLYADVSSELAENMRQGWADTERRDVEPIAQAAHTARRRAALSALFPGELLVVPAGNPKVRANDTDYPFRPSSDYVYLTGDQSQDSVLVLEPGADGEHRAIAYLLPRSDRETGEFWLDYHGELWDGRRNSLTENERLLGLPCRDVRTLTERLAAATGPVRLLRNYDAGVDAALDDKVTAERDTEFRAALSEMRLRKDEFEIADLRHACQATARGFEDVVRVLGTDTPTAERVIEGTFWMRARTEGNDVGYASVCAAGPHATTLHWVRNDGETRPGELLLIDAGVESRHLYTADVTRTLPVDGRFTPVQRKVYDAVYEAQSAGIAAVRPGAKYRDFHHAAQRVLTEHLASWGLFGERSVDEAYELGLHRRWTLAGTGHMIGLDVHDCAKARTELYVDGTLEAGMVLTVEPGLYFQSDDLTVPEELRGIGVRIEDDFLVTDEGNENLSAGLPRAADEVEAWMARLRG; encoded by the coding sequence ATGGAAAGGAACAGCGTGACGGATTCGCATCAGGAGGACGTCGTGGCCGGTGAGACGGATGAGAACAGAACACGGAAGAACGGCCTTTACGCGGACGTGAGTTCCGAGCTCGCCGAGAACATGAGGCAGGGCTGGGCCGACACCGAGCGCCGCGACGTCGAGCCCATCGCCCAGGCGGCGCACACCGCGAGGCGTCGGGCGGCACTCTCCGCGCTGTTTCCCGGTGAACTGCTGGTGGTACCGGCCGGCAACCCGAAGGTGCGTGCCAACGACACGGACTATCCGTTCCGGCCGTCCTCCGACTACGTCTACCTGACGGGTGATCAATCCCAGGACTCCGTACTGGTCCTGGAGCCCGGTGCGGACGGTGAGCACCGGGCGATCGCCTATCTGCTTCCCCGTTCGGACCGCGAGACCGGGGAGTTCTGGCTCGACTACCACGGTGAGCTCTGGGACGGCCGTCGCAACAGTCTCACCGAGAACGAGCGGCTCCTGGGCCTGCCCTGCCGTGATGTCCGCACGCTGACCGAGCGGCTCGCCGCGGCCACCGGCCCGGTCCGTCTGCTGCGCAACTACGATGCCGGCGTCGACGCCGCCCTGGACGACAAGGTGACCGCCGAGCGCGACACCGAGTTCCGTGCCGCCCTGTCCGAGATGCGCCTGCGCAAGGACGAGTTCGAGATCGCGGACCTGCGTCACGCCTGTCAGGCGACGGCGCGTGGCTTCGAGGACGTGGTGCGCGTTCTCGGCACGGACACGCCGACCGCGGAGCGGGTCATCGAGGGCACGTTCTGGATGCGTGCGCGGACCGAGGGCAACGACGTGGGTTACGCGTCGGTCTGCGCCGCGGGGCCGCACGCCACGACGCTGCACTGGGTCCGCAACGACGGCGAGACCCGGCCGGGCGAACTGCTGCTGATCGACGCCGGAGTGGAGAGCCGTCATCTCTACACCGCCGATGTCACCCGCACCCTGCCGGTCGACGGCCGTTTCACGCCGGTCCAGCGCAAGGTGTACGACGCGGTGTACGAGGCGCAGTCGGCCGGCATCGCCGCGGTCAGGCCCGGTGCGAAGTACCGCGACTTCCACCACGCCGCTCAGCGGGTGCTGACCGAGCACCTCGCCTCCTGGGGCCTGTTCGGTGAGCGGTCGGTGGACGAGGCGTACGAACTCGGGCTCCACCGCCGCTGGACGCTGGCCGGCACGGGCCACATGATCGGCCTGGACGTCCACGACTGCGCGAAGGCCCGTACCGAGCTGTACGTGGACGGGACGCTGGAGGCGGGCATGGTGCTCACCGTCGAGCCCGGCCTGTACTTCCAGTCGGACGACCTGACGGTGCCCGAGGAGCTCCGCGGCATCGGCGTGCGGATCGAGGACGATTTCCTGGTCACCGACGAGGGCAACGAGAACCTCTCGGCCGGCCTTCCCCGGGCGGCCGACGAAGTGGAGGCGTGGATGGCCCGGCTTCGCGGCTGA
- a CDS encoding aminopeptidase P family protein yields MERQDGPRGARSHDRRAPAAVAEVFRQGWADTDRRLRPVSGAAYAAKRRAAVSERFPGERIVVPSGGLKARSNDFDYAFRPHSAYIHLTAEQGTGAVPDSVLVFEPTGSGHEVTLFTRPRSPRDAGPSGAEFYSDRQHGEFWVGRRRTLRETAEALGVEAVAREGLERALGGGVPTRVVRGEDAVVDATVPPSAPADAELLAFLSESRLVKDAWEIEQLRAAVGHTVAGFHDVVGELPHATRLARGERWVEGTFNRRARLEGYGLGFETIAAAGAHACVLHWMHNDGPVREGELLLLDAGVEADSFYTGDVTRTLPVGGRFTDVQRRVYDLVFAAQSAGIAALRPGAPYGAFHDAATRVIAEGLDAWGLRPGGAAVPHESELYRRYTVCGTGHMLGLDCHDCAAARSETYLGGVLEEGHVLTVEPGLYFQPDDLTIPEELRGIGVRIEDDFVITADGALCLSSGLPRDADGVEAWMDASR; encoded by the coding sequence ATGGAACGGCAGGACGGCCCGCGCGGGGCACGGAGTCACGATCGTCGAGCACCGGCGGCGGTGGCGGAGGTCTTTCGGCAGGGGTGGGCGGACACGGACAGGAGGCTTCGGCCCGTCTCCGGAGCCGCATACGCGGCCAAGCGGCGTGCGGCGGTGTCCGAGCGGTTCCCCGGAGAGCGGATCGTCGTCCCGTCGGGCGGGCTCAAGGCCCGCAGCAACGACTTCGACTACGCCTTCCGGCCGCATTCCGCCTACATCCACCTCACGGCCGAGCAGGGGACGGGGGCGGTGCCGGACAGTGTGCTCGTCTTCGAGCCCACCGGCAGCGGACACGAGGTGACCCTGTTCACCCGGCCCCGGTCACCGCGCGATGCCGGTCCGTCCGGTGCGGAGTTCTACAGCGACCGGCAGCACGGCGAGTTCTGGGTCGGCCGGCGCCGGACGCTCCGGGAGACCGCCGAAGCCCTCGGCGTCGAGGCGGTCGCCCGGGAGGGGCTGGAGCGGGCACTCGGCGGTGGCGTCCCGACCCGGGTGGTGCGCGGCGAGGACGCGGTCGTCGACGCGACTGTCCCGCCGTCCGCGCCGGCCGACGCCGAGCTGCTCGCCTTCCTGTCGGAGTCGCGGCTGGTCAAGGACGCGTGGGAGATCGAGCAGCTGCGCGCCGCCGTGGGGCACACGGTCGCCGGCTTCCACGACGTCGTCGGTGAACTGCCCCACGCCACCCGCCTCGCACGCGGGGAGCGGTGGGTGGAGGGCACCTTCAACCGGCGCGCCCGGCTGGAGGGTTACGGCCTGGGGTTCGAGACCATCGCGGCGGCCGGCGCGCACGCGTGCGTGCTGCACTGGATGCACAACGACGGCCCGGTACGGGAGGGGGAGCTGCTCCTGCTGGACGCGGGCGTCGAGGCCGATTCGTTCTACACCGGGGACGTCACCCGGACGTTGCCGGTCGGCGGGCGCTTCACGGACGTGCAGCGCCGCGTCTACGACCTGGTGTTCGCCGCCCAGTCGGCGGGCATCGCCGCCCTGCGGCCCGGTGCCCCGTACGGCGCCTTCCACGACGCCGCGACGCGCGTCATCGCCGAGGGGCTCGACGCCTGGGGCCTGCGGCCCGGTGGCGCGGCGGTCCCGCACGAGTCGGAGCTCTACCGCCGGTACACCGTATGCGGTACTGGTCACATGCTCGGCCTCGACTGCCACGACTGCGCTGCCGCCCGCAGCGAGACCTACCTGGGCGGTGTGCTGGAGGAAGGGCACGTGCTCACCGTCGAGCCCGGGCTGTACTTCCAGCCCGACGACCTGACGATCCCCGAGGAACTGCGTGGCATCGGTGTGCGGATCGAGGACGACTTCGTCATCACCGCCGACGGCGCGCTGTGTCTCTCGTCGGGCCTGCCACGCGACGCGGACGGGGTCGAGGCGTGGATGGACGCGTCGCGGTGA
- a CDS encoding EF-hand domain-containing protein: MGIEATRRVTLVFSLFDANANGVLEADDFDLMADRVVREAHASDRAAQDAMRAAFRRYWTTLRTELDADGDGEVSFEEFTACVLSPERFDATVGAFAEALAALGDPDGDGLIERPLFMALMTAIGFEPANIDALFDAFEPNDGDRIRVETWVAGIKDYYAPGKAGIPGDHLVVGTAV, translated from the coding sequence ATGGGCATTGAGGCCACCAGGCGGGTCACGCTCGTTTTCTCCCTGTTCGACGCCAACGCCAACGGCGTCCTGGAGGCGGACGACTTCGACCTCATGGCCGACCGCGTCGTCCGGGAGGCGCACGCGTCGGACCGGGCGGCGCAGGACGCGATGCGCGCGGCGTTCCGGCGGTACTGGACGACGCTGCGCACCGAGCTCGACGCCGATGGCGACGGCGAGGTCAGCTTCGAGGAGTTCACCGCCTGCGTGCTGTCGCCGGAGCGGTTCGACGCGACCGTCGGGGCGTTCGCCGAGGCACTGGCCGCGCTCGGCGACCCGGACGGCGACGGTCTGATCGAGCGCCCGCTGTTCATGGCGCTGATGACGGCCATCGGGTTCGAGCCCGCGAACATCGACGCTCTCTTCGACGCCTTCGAGCCGAACGACGGGGACCGGATCCGGGTGGAGACGTGGGTCGCCGGGATCAAGGACTACTACGCGCCGGGCAAGGCCGGCATCCCCGGCGACCACCTGGTCGTCGGCACCGCCGTCTGA
- a CDS encoding helix-turn-helix transcriptional regulator, translated as MTRETRTLPAFAPGSVDTPFVIAGYDEVVTHDTLWDAHSHAFHELLWNERGASTAVVGSRIWTITPALGLWMPAGTLHGGSATAGTWFRASFFGFRTTASISATPVAVEITPLLRLLLERLGEPGLPAASRAATEALVLDVLVPSPRELLVRIPASELLRPIADAVREDPADRRTLADWASALGVSARTVTRAFTSETGTSFVRWVAAVRAQHAIGLLARGWDVEAVAEQVGYRSASAFGAAFRRTTGLTPGAFRPE; from the coding sequence ATGACCAGGGAGACCCGGACGCTGCCCGCGTTCGCTCCCGGTTCGGTGGACACCCCCTTCGTCATCGCCGGCTACGACGAGGTCGTCACCCACGACACGCTCTGGGACGCGCACTCCCACGCCTTCCATGAACTGCTCTGGAACGAGCGCGGCGCCTCCACCGCGGTGGTCGGGAGCCGGATCTGGACGATCACCCCGGCCTTGGGCCTGTGGATGCCCGCGGGGACCCTGCACGGGGGATCGGCGACCGCCGGAACCTGGTTCCGGGCGAGCTTCTTCGGCTTCCGCACCACCGCGTCGATCTCCGCCACTCCGGTCGCCGTCGAGATCACCCCGCTGTTGCGCCTGCTGCTGGAACGGCTCGGCGAACCCGGACTCCCGGCTGCCTCGCGCGCCGCGACCGAGGCGCTGGTGCTCGACGTCCTCGTACCGTCGCCCCGCGAGCTGCTCGTGCGGATCCCGGCCTCCGAGCTGCTTCGCCCGATCGCCGACGCGGTGCGCGAGGACCCGGCCGACCGGCGGACGCTGGCGGACTGGGCGTCCGCCCTCGGCGTCAGCGCCCGCACGGTCACCCGGGCGTTCACCAGCGAGACGGGCACGAGCTTCGTGCGCTGGGTGGCAGCGGTCCGCGCCCAGCACGCCATCGGCCTGCTGGCCCGGGGATGGGACGTGGAGGCGGTGGCCGAACAGGTCGGCTACCGCTCGGCGAGCGCGTTCGGCGCCGCCTTCCGGCGGACGACCGGCCTCACCCCGGGAGCCTTCCGGCCGGAATGA
- a CDS encoding iron-siderophore ABC transporter substrate-binding protein has translation MSSHRLRLLVVAAALVSVSACGGTTDAGNENDESRSGGFPLTVEHALGKTTIPAKPKRVATVNWANHEVPLALGVVPVGMAAANFGDDNDDGVLPWVEEKLDELKARTPVLFDETDGIDFEAVADTKPDVILAAYSGLTKKDYETLSEIAPVVAYPDAAWATPWREIIRTNSTAIGLAEAGEKLIKKLDGDIAKTAAKYPQLKGVSAMFMTHVDPNDVSQVGFYTAHDTRTQFFQDLGMKIPGSIAKASEGTKKFALTKSAEQIDAFDDVDIITGYGDDTGELLKTITKDPLLSKIPAVERGSVYLLPGTSPLATAANPTPLSISYVLDDYAAALAKAADKVK, from the coding sequence ATGTCTTCACACCGCCTCCGCCTGCTCGTCGTGGCGGCCGCCCTCGTCTCCGTCTCCGCCTGCGGCGGGACCACCGACGCCGGGAACGAGAACGACGAAAGCCGTTCCGGCGGGTTTCCCCTGACCGTCGAGCACGCCCTGGGCAAGACGACCATCCCGGCGAAGCCGAAGCGCGTCGCGACCGTCAACTGGGCCAACCACGAAGTGCCGCTCGCGCTCGGCGTCGTGCCCGTCGGCATGGCCGCGGCCAATTTCGGCGACGACAACGACGACGGCGTGCTGCCCTGGGTCGAGGAGAAGCTCGACGAGCTGAAGGCCAGGACGCCGGTGCTCTTCGACGAGACCGACGGCATCGACTTCGAGGCCGTGGCGGACACGAAGCCGGACGTCATCCTGGCCGCGTACTCGGGTCTGACCAAGAAGGACTACGAGACCCTCAGCGAGATCGCCCCCGTCGTCGCCTACCCGGACGCCGCCTGGGCGACGCCCTGGCGCGAGATCATCCGGACGAACAGCACGGCGATCGGGCTGGCCGAGGCGGGCGAGAAGCTGATCAAGAAGCTCGACGGAGACATAGCGAAGACCGCCGCGAAGTACCCGCAGCTCAAGGGCGTGTCGGCGATGTTCATGACGCACGTCGACCCCAACGACGTCAGCCAGGTGGGCTTCTACACCGCCCACGACACCCGCACACAGTTCTTCCAGGACCTCGGCATGAAGATCCCCGGGTCCATCGCGAAGGCGTCCGAGGGCACGAAGAAGTTCGCCCTCACCAAGAGCGCCGAGCAGATCGACGCGTTCGACGACGTCGACATCATCACCGGCTACGGCGACGACACCGGCGAGCTGCTGAAGACGATCACCAAGGACCCGCTGCTCTCGAAGATCCCCGCCGTCGAGCGAGGCTCCGTCTACCTCCTGCCCGGCACCAGCCCGCTGGCCACGGCCGCCAACCCGACGCCGCTGTCGATCAGCTATGTGCTGGACGACTACGCCGCCGCGCTCGCCAAGGCCGCGGACAAGGTCAAGTGA